The following proteins come from a genomic window of Trifolium pratense cultivar HEN17-A07 linkage group LG4, ARS_RC_1.1, whole genome shotgun sequence:
- the LOC123923375 gene encoding probable WRKY transcription factor 15 isoform X1 codes for MAVELMTGYNNNNNRTETFTSIAEENAVQEAASGLESVEKLIKLLSQARHQYQPSNPNNNNNPSMDIERDCNAFADIAVSKFKRVISLLEKTRTGHARFRKAPLPQTQQIQISETPIFNATPLQQIPPQPPTTTNLHRSVIQRKDSSKTLNFSYSSAANSFISSLTGGGGDTDIKQQPSSSSPAGAFQITNLSQVSSVGKPPLSSSSLKRKCSSETLGSGKCGSSSSRCHCSKKSRKMRLKRVVRVPAISLKMADIPPDDYSWRKYGQKPIKGSPHPRGYYKCSSVRGCPARKHVERALDDASMLVVTYEGEHNHSLSAADATNLILESS; via the exons ATGGCCGTGGAACTCATGACAggttacaacaacaacaacaacagaacCGAAACTTTCACAAGCATAGCCGAAGAAAATGCTGTCCAAGAAGCAGCGTCTGGTTTAGAAAGCGTTGAAAAACTCATCAAATTACTCTCACAAGCACGCCATCAATACCAACCTTCAaatcccaacaacaacaacaacccttCCATGGATATTGAAAGAGATTGCAACGCTTTTGCAGACATAGCTGTTTCCAAATTCAAACGTGTTATCTCACTTCTTGAAAAAACCAGAACCGGTCATGCTCGTTTCAGAAAAGCACCTTTACCACAAACTCAACAGATTCAAATTTCTGAAACACCAATCTTCAACGCTACACCTTTACAACAAATTCCACCAcaaccaccaacaacaacaaatcttCACCGTTCTGTAATCCAAAGAAAAGATTCATCAAAAACCCTTAATTTTTCATACTCCTCTGCTGCTAATTCTTTCATTTCATCACTCACCGGCGGTGGCGGCGACACCGATATCAAACAACAAccctcatcatcatcaccgGCTGGAGCTTTTCAGATAACAAATCTTTCTCAAGTTTCATCTGTTGGTAAGCCAccactttcatcttcttcattgaAAAGAAAGTGTAGCTCTGAAACTTTGGGTTCTGGAAAGTGTGGTAGTTCATCTAGCCGTTGTCATTGTTCCAAAAAGAG TAGGAAAATGAGATTGAAAAGGGTTGTTAGGGTTCCTGCAATTAGCTTGAAGATGGCTGATATTCCACCAGATGATTATTCTTGGAGAAAATATGGTCAAAAACCTATTAAAGGTTCACCTCATCCAAG ggGATACTACAAGTGCAGTAGTGTGAGAGGATGTCCAGCAAGAAAACATGTAGAGAGAGCTCTTGATGATGCATCTATGTTGGTAGTTACATATGAAGGAGAACACAATCACTCACTTTCTGCAGCTGATGCTACTAATCTCATTTTAGAATCATCATAA
- the LOC123923375 gene encoding probable WRKY transcription factor 15 isoform X2, with amino-acid sequence MAVELMTGYNNNNNRTETFTSIAEENAVQEAASGLESVEKLIKLLSQARHQYQPSNPNNNNNPSMDIERDCNAFADIAVSKFKRVISLLEKTRTGHARFRKAPLPQTQQIQISETPIFNATPLQQIPPQPPTTTNLHRSVIQRKDSSKTLNFSYSSAANSFISSLTGGGGDTDIKQQPSSSSPAGAFQITNLSQVSSVGKPPLSSSSLKRKCSSETLGSGKCGSSSSRCHCSKKRKMRLKRVVRVPAISLKMADIPPDDYSWRKYGQKPIKGSPHPRGYYKCSSVRGCPARKHVERALDDASMLVVTYEGEHNHSLSAADATNLILESS; translated from the exons ATGGCCGTGGAACTCATGACAggttacaacaacaacaacaacagaacCGAAACTTTCACAAGCATAGCCGAAGAAAATGCTGTCCAAGAAGCAGCGTCTGGTTTAGAAAGCGTTGAAAAACTCATCAAATTACTCTCACAAGCACGCCATCAATACCAACCTTCAaatcccaacaacaacaacaacccttCCATGGATATTGAAAGAGATTGCAACGCTTTTGCAGACATAGCTGTTTCCAAATTCAAACGTGTTATCTCACTTCTTGAAAAAACCAGAACCGGTCATGCTCGTTTCAGAAAAGCACCTTTACCACAAACTCAACAGATTCAAATTTCTGAAACACCAATCTTCAACGCTACACCTTTACAACAAATTCCACCAcaaccaccaacaacaacaaatcttCACCGTTCTGTAATCCAAAGAAAAGATTCATCAAAAACCCTTAATTTTTCATACTCCTCTGCTGCTAATTCTTTCATTTCATCACTCACCGGCGGTGGCGGCGACACCGATATCAAACAACAAccctcatcatcatcaccgGCTGGAGCTTTTCAGATAACAAATCTTTCTCAAGTTTCATCTGTTGGTAAGCCAccactttcatcttcttcattgaAAAGAAAGTGTAGCTCTGAAACTTTGGGTTCTGGAAAGTGTGGTAGTTCATCTAGCCGTTGTCATTGTTCCAAAAAGAG GAAAATGAGATTGAAAAGGGTTGTTAGGGTTCCTGCAATTAGCTTGAAGATGGCTGATATTCCACCAGATGATTATTCTTGGAGAAAATATGGTCAAAAACCTATTAAAGGTTCACCTCATCCAAG ggGATACTACAAGTGCAGTAGTGTGAGAGGATGTCCAGCAAGAAAACATGTAGAGAGAGCTCTTGATGATGCATCTATGTTGGTAGTTACATATGAAGGAGAACACAATCACTCACTTTCTGCAGCTGATGCTACTAATCTCATTTTAGAATCATCATAA